The Amaranthus tricolor chloroplast, complete genome genome has a window encoding:
- the ccsA gene encoding cytochrome c heme attachment protein codes for MIFSTLEHILTHISFSTVSVVIILHLITLLVNEKVGLYNSFENGMIVTFFCLTGLLITRWVYWKHLPLSDLYESLIFLSWSFYLSHLIPYFLKKDKNSLSAITAPSAILTQGFATSGFLTEMHQSAILVPALQSQWLMMHVSMMVLGYAALLCGSLLSVTLLTITFQKYIFDKRKYVLNKSFFFAEIQYMNEKTNSVQNTSPFYVRNYYRSQLIEQLDHWSYRVISLGFIFLTMGILSGAVWANEAWGSYWNWDPKETWAFITWTVFAIYLHIRTNRNFRSASSAIVAFIGFLIIWICYFGVNLLGIGLHSYGSFPLTLN; via the coding sequence ATGATTTTTTCCACTTTAGAGCATATTTTAACTCATATTTCCTTTTCAACGGTTTCCGTTGTAATTATACTCCATTTGATCACTTTATTAGTCAATGAAAAAGTAGGACTATATAATTCATTCGAAAACGGCATGATAGTTACTTTTTTCTGTCTAACAGGATTATTAATTACTCGTTGGGTTTATTGGAAACATTTACCATTAAGTGATCTATATGAATCATTAATCTTCCTTTCCTGGAGTTTCTACCTTAGTCATTTGATTCCATATTTTTTAAAAAAAGATAAAAATTCGTTAAGTGCAATAACTGCGCCAAGTGCTATTTTGACTCAAGGATTTGCTACGTCGGGCTTTTTAACAGAAATGCATCAATCCGCAATATTAGTACCCGCTCTCCAATCTCAATGGTTAATGATGCATGTAAGTATGATGGTATTAGGTTATGCAGCTCTTTTATGTGGATCATTATTATCAGTAACACTTCTAACGATTACATTTCAAAAATATATTTTTGATAAACGAAAATATGTATTAAATAAGTCATTTTTCTTCGCTGAGATTCAATACATGAATGAAAAAACCAATAGTGTCCAAAACACTTCGCCCTTTTATGTTCGAAATTATTACAGATCCCAATTGATTGAACAGCTGGATCATTGGAGTTATCGTGTTATTAGTCTAGGCTTTATCTTTTTAACTATGGGTATTCTTTCAGGAGCAGTATGGGCCAATGAGGCGTGGGGATCGTATTGGAATTGGGACCCCAAAGAAACTTGGGCATTTATCACTTGGACCGTATTTGCAATTTATTTACATATCCGAACAAATCGAAATTTTCGGAGTGCAAGTTCTGCAATTGTGGCGTTTATAGGTTTTCTTATAATTTGGATATGCTATTTTGGGGTCAATCTATTAGGAATAGGGCTACATAGTTATGGTTCATTTCCATTAACGCTTAATTAA
- the ndhD gene encoding NADH-plastoquinone oxidoreductase subunit 4 (G-to-A editing, start-GTG), protein MYLVFTTNYFPWLTTIVVLPIFAGSLIFLFPHRGNKVIRWYTICISILELLLTTYAFCYHFQPDDPLIQLSEDYKWIQFFDFHWRLGIDGLSIGPILLTGFITTLATLAAWPVTRDSRLFHFLMLAMYSGQIGSFSSRDLLLFFLMWELELIPVYLLLSMWGGKKRLYSATKFILYTAGGSIFLLLGVLGIGLYGSNEPTLNLETLINQSYPVALEIIFYIGFFIAFAVKLPIIPLHTWLPDTHGEAHYSTCMLLAGILLKMGAYGLIRINMELLPHAHSIFSPWLIIIGTIQIIYAASTSPGQRNLKKRIAYSSVSHMGFIIIGISSITDTGLNGAILQIISHGFIGAALFFLAGTSYDRIRLVYLDEMGGIAIPMPKIFTLFSSFSMASLALPGMSGFIAELIVFFGIITSQKYLLIPKILIIFGMAIGMVLTPIYLLSMLRQMFYGYKLFNSTNSYFFDAGPRELFVSTSIFLPVLGIGVYPDFVLSLSVEKVEAIVSNFFYR, encoded by the coding sequence GTGTATCTTGTCTTTACTACGAATTATTTTCCCTGGTTAACAACAATTGTAGTTTTACCCATATTTGCAGGTTCTTTAATTTTCTTATTTCCTCATAGAGGAAATAAGGTTATCCGCTGGTATACTATATGTATATCCATTTTAGAGCTCCTTCTAACAACTTATGCGTTTTGTTATCATTTCCAACCGGACGATCCATTAATCCAACTGTCAGAAGATTATAAATGGATCCAATTTTTTGATTTCCATTGGAGATTAGGAATTGACGGACTTTCGATAGGACCCATTTTACTGACGGGATTCATCACCACTTTAGCTACTCTAGCGGCTTGGCCGGTTACTCGAGATTCTCGATTATTCCATTTCCTAATGTTAGCAATGTATAGTGGTCAAATAGGATCATTTTCGTCCCGAGACCTTTTACTTTTTTTCCTAATGTGGGAATTAGAATTAATTCCTGTTTATCTACTTTTATCCATGTGGGGAGGAAAAAAACGTCTCTACTCTGCTACGAAATTTATTTTGTATACTGCAGGGGGTTCCATTTTTCTATTATTGGGAGTTCTGGGTATTGGTTTATATGGTTCCAATGAACCGACATTAAATTTGGAAACATTAATTAATCAATCGTATCCTGTAGCATTAGAAATAATATTCTATATTGGATTTTTTATTGCTTTTGCTGTCAAATTGCCCATTATACCTTTACATACATGGTTACCAGATACCCACGGAGAAGCACATTACAGTACTTGTATGCTTCTAGCTGGAATCTTATTAAAAATGGGAGCATATGGATTGATTCGGATCAATATGGAATTATTACCTCACGCTCATTCTATATTTTCTCCTTGGTTGATAATAATAGGCACAATACAAATAATCTATGCAGCTTCAACATCTCCCGGGCAACGTAATTTAAAAAAAAGAATAGCCTATTCCTCTGTATCTCACATGGGTTTCATAATTATAGGAATTAGTTCTATAACTGATACGGGGCTTAATGGGGCCATTTTACAAATAATTTCTCATGGATTTATTGGTGCTGCACTTTTTTTCTTAGCGGGAACGAGTTACGATAGAATACGTCTTGTTTATCTCGACGAAATGGGCGGAATAGCGATTCCAATGCCAAAAATATTCACACTCTTTAGTAGCTTTTCAATGGCATCCCTTGCACTACCGGGAATGAGTGGTTTCATTGCAGAATTAATAGTATTTTTTGGAATAATTACCAGCCAAAAATATCTATTAATACCTAAAATACTAATTATTTTTGGAATGGCAATTGGAATGGTATTAACTCCTATTTATTTATTATCTATGTTACGTCAAATGTTCTATGGATATAAATTATTTAACAGTACAAACTCTTACTTTTTTGATGCTGGGCCGCGAGAGTTGTTTGTTTCGACTTCTATCTTTCTGCCAGTACTAGGTATTGGAGTTTACCCAGATTTCGTTCTCTCACTATCAGTTGAGAAAGTGGAAGCTATTGTATCGAATTTTTTTTATAGATAG
- the psaC gene encoding photosystem I subunit VII, whose protein sequence is MSHSVKIYDTCIGCTQCVRACPTDVLEMIPWDGCKAKQIASAPRTEDCVGCKRCESACPTDFLSVRVYLWHETTRSMGLAY, encoded by the coding sequence ATGTCACATTCAGTTAAGATTTATGATACATGTATAGGATGTACTCAATGTGTCCGAGCTTGCCCCACAGATGTATTAGAAATGATACCTTGGGATGGATGTAAGGCTAAACAAATAGCTTCTGCTCCAAGAACAGAGGATTGTGTTGGTTGTAAGAGATGTGAATCTGCTTGTCCAACAGATTTTTTAAGCGTTCGAGTTTATTTATGGCATGAAACAACTCGCAGTATGGGTCTAGCTTATTGA
- the ndhE gene encoding NADH-plastoquinone oxidoreductase subunit 4L: MILEHVLVLSSFLFSIGIYGLVTSRNLVRALMCLELILNAVNLNFVTFSDFFDSRQLKGNIFSIFVIAIAAAEAAIGPAIVSSIYRNRKSIRINQSNLLNK, from the coding sequence ATGATACTCGAACATGTACTTGTTTTGAGTTCTTTTTTATTTTCGATCGGCATTTATGGATTAGTCACGAGTCGAAATTTGGTTCGGGCTCTGATGTGTCTTGAACTTATATTGAATGCAGTTAATCTAAATTTTGTAACATTTTCTGATTTTTTTGATAGTCGCCAATTAAAAGGAAATATTTTCTCAATTTTTGTTATAGCTATTGCAGCCGCTGAAGCAGCTATTGGCCCGGCTATTGTTTCTTCAATTTATCGTAACAGAAAATCAATTCGTATCAATCAATCGAATTTATTGAATAAATAG
- the ndhG gene encoding NADH-plastoquinone oxidoreductase subunit 6, with the protein MDLPGPIHDFLLVFLGSGLILGGLGVVLFTNTIFSAFSLGLVLVCISLFYILANSHFVASAQLLIYVGAINILIIFSVMFMNGPEYDTDFRLWTVGDGITLLVCASLFVSLTITILNTSWYGIIWTTKSNQILEQDLISASQQIGIHLSTDFFLPFELISIILLVALIGAIGVARQ; encoded by the coding sequence ATGGATTTACCTGGACCAATACATGATTTTCTTTTAGTTTTTCTGGGGTCGGGCCTTATATTAGGTGGTCTAGGAGTAGTATTATTTACCAATACAATTTTTTCTGCTTTTTCGTTAGGATTGGTTCTTGTTTGTATATCTTTATTCTATATTCTAGCAAATTCCCATTTTGTAGCTTCTGCACAACTCCTTATTTATGTGGGAGCTATAAATATATTAATAATATTTTCTGTAATGTTCATGAATGGTCCGGAATATGACACAGATTTCCGTCTGTGGACTGTGGGGGACGGGATTACCTTATTGGTTTGTGCAAGTCTTTTTGTTTCATTAACTATTACTATTCTAAATACGTCCTGGTATGGGATTATTTGGACTACAAAATCAAATCAGATTCTAGAACAAGATCTGATAAGCGCTAGTCAACAAATAGGAATTCATTTATCAACCGATTTTTTTCTTCCATTTGAACTCATTTCAATAATTCTTTTAGTTGCTTTAATAGGTGCAATTGGCGTGGCTCGTCAATAA
- the ndhI gene encoding NADH-plastoquinone oxidoreductase subunit I, with the protein MFPMVTGFINYGQQTIRAARYIGQGFMITLSHANRLPVTIQYPYEKLITSERFRGRIHFEFDKCIACEVCVRACPIDLPVVDWKLETDLRKKRLLNYSIDFGICIFCGNCVEYCPTNCLSMTEEYELSTYDRHELNYNQISLGRLPISITDDYTIRPILNSPQPKEQFRD; encoded by the coding sequence ATGTTCCCTATGGTAACTGGGTTCATCAATTATGGTCAACAAACAATACGTGCGGCAAGGTACATTGGTCAAGGTTTTATGATTACTTTATCCCACGCTAATCGTTTACCCGTAACTATTCAATATCCGTATGAAAAATTGATCACATCAGAGCGTTTTCGTGGTCGAATTCATTTTGAATTTGATAAATGCATTGCTTGTGAAGTATGTGTTCGTGCATGTCCTATAGATTTACCCGTTGTTGATTGGAAATTGGAAACGGATCTTCGAAAGAAACGGTTGCTTAATTATAGCATTGATTTCGGAATTTGTATTTTTTGTGGTAATTGTGTTGAGTATTGTCCAACAAATTGTTTATCAATGACTGAAGAATATGAGCTTTCGACTTATGATCGTCACGAATTAAATTATAATCAAATTTCTCTGGGCCGTTTACCAATATCAATAACTGATGATTACACAATTCGACCAATTTTGAATTCACCTCAACCAAAAGAGCAATTCCGTGATTGA
- the ndhA gene encoding NADH-plastoquinone oxidoreductase subunit 1, giving the protein MIIDITKVQAINSFSRLESLKEVYGTIWLLFPILILVLGITIGVLVIVWLERQISAGIQQRIGPEYAGPLGILQALADGTKLLFKENLLPSRGDTYLFSIGPSIAVISILLSYSVIPFGSRLVLADLSIGVFLWIAISSIAPIGLLMSGYGSNNKYSFLGGLRAAAQSISYEIPLTLCVLAISLLSNSLSTVDIVEAQSKYGFLGWNLWRQPIGFIVFIISSLAECERLPFDLPEAEEELVAGYQTEYSGIKFGLFYVASYLNLLISSLFVTVLYLGGWNLSIPHIVISGFFEINKIDGVFGTTISIFITLAKTFLFLFIPITTRWTLPRLRMDQLLNLGWKFLLPISLGNLLLTTSSQLLSL; this is encoded by the exons ATGATAATTGATATAACAAAAGTACAAGCTATCAATTCTTTTTCCAGATTGGAATCCTTAAAAGAGGTTTATGGGACTATATGGCTGCTTTTCCCTATTTTGATTCTCGTATTGGGAATCACAATAGGTGTACTAGTAATTGTGTGGTTAGAAAGACAAATATCCGCAGGTATACAACAACGTATTGGACCTGAATATGCCGGTCCTTTGGGAATTCTTCAAGCTCTGGCGGACGGAACAAAACTACTTTTTAAAGAAAACCTTCTTCCGTCTAGAGGGGATACGTATTTGTTTAGTATTGGACCCTCTATAGCAGTTATATCAATTCTACTAAGTTATTCAGTAATTCCTTTTGGTTCTCGACTTGTTCTAGCCGATTTAAGTATTGGTGTTTTTTTATGGATTGCCATTTCAAGTATTGCTCCAATTGGACTTCTTATGTCAGGATATGGATCAAATAATAAATATTCCTTTTTAGGTGGTCTACGGGCAGCTGCTCAATCAATTAGTTATGAAATACCATTAACTCTATGTGTGTTAGCAATATCTCTAC TATCTAACAGTTTAAGTACAGTTGATATAGTTGAGGCACAATCAAAATATGGTTTTTTGGGATGGAATTTGTGGCGGCAACCTATAGGGTTTATTGTTTTTATAATTTCTTCTCTAGCTGAATGCGAGAGATTGCCTTTTGATTTACCAGAAGCAGAAGAAGAATTAGTAGCAGGTTATCAAACCGAATATTCCGGTATTAAATTTGGTTTATTTTATGTTGCGTCTTATCTAAATCTACTAATCTCTTCTTTATTTGTAACCGTTCTTTATTTGGGTGGTTGGAATCTTTCTATTCCACACATAGTCATTTCTGGCTTTTTTGAAATAAATAAAATAGATGGAGTTTTTGGAACGACAATTAGTATTTTCATTACATTAGCTAAAACTTTTTTGTTCTTGTTCATTCCTATCACAACAAGATGGACTTTACCTAGACTGAGAATGGACCAATTATTAAATCTTGGATGGAAATTTCTTTTACCTATTTCTTTAGGTAATCTATTATTAACAACTTCTTCCCAACTCCTTTCATTATAA
- the ndhH gene encoding NADH-plastoquinone oxidoreductase subunit 7, whose amino-acid sequence MTVPTSRKDLMIVNMGPHHPSMHGVLRLIVTLDGEDVIDCEPIVGYLHRGMEKIAENRTIIQYLPYVTRWDYLATMFTEAITVNGPEQLGNIQVPKRASYIRVIMLELSRIASHLLWLGPFMADIGAQTPFFYIFRERELIYDLFEAATGMRMMHNYFRIGGVAADLPYGWIDKCLDFCDYFLIGLTEYQQLITRNPIFLERVENIGIISGEEAINWGLSGPMLRASGIQWDLRKVDHYECYDEFDWEVQWQKEGDSLARYLIRISEMAESIKIIQQALEGIPGGPYENLEIRRFNKIKYPEWNDFEYRFISKKPSPAFELSKQELYVRVEAPKGELGIFLIGDQSVFPWRWKIRPPGFINLQILPQLVKKMKLADIMTILGSIDIIMGEVDR is encoded by the coding sequence ATGACTGTACCAACTTCCAGAAAAGACCTCATGATAGTCAATATGGGCCCTCACCATCCATCAATGCATGGCGTTCTCCGACTCATCGTTACTTTAGACGGTGAAGATGTTATTGACTGTGAACCAATAGTGGGTTATTTACACAGAGGTATGGAAAAAATTGCGGAAAACCGAACAATTATACAATATTTGCCTTATGTAACACGTTGGGATTATTTAGCTACTATGTTCACAGAAGCAATAACTGTAAATGGACCCGAACAATTGGGAAATATTCAAGTCCCTAAAAGGGCTAGCTATATCAGAGTAATCATGTTGGAATTAAGTCGTATAGCTTCTCATTTGTTATGGCTAGGCCCCTTTATGGCAGATATTGGTGCGCAGACCCCCTTCTTCTATATTTTCAGAGAAAGAGAGTTGATATATGATTTATTCGAAGCTGCCACCGGTATGAGAATGATGCATAATTATTTTCGTATTGGAGGAGTAGCTGCCGATCTACCTTATGGGTGGATAGATAAATGTTTAGATTTTTGTGATTATTTTTTAATAGGACTTACTGAATACCAACAACTTATTACGCGAAATCCTATTTTTTTAGAACGAGTTGAAAACATAGGCATTATTAGTGGAGAAGAAGCAATAAATTGGGGTTTATCAGGACCGATGTTACGAGCTTCCGGAATACAATGGGATCTTCGTAAAGTTGATCATTATGAGTGTTACGACGAATTTGATTGGGAAGTTCAATGGCAAAAAGAAGGAGACTCATTAGCTCGTTATTTAATCCGAATCAGTGAAATGGCAGAATCTATAAAAATTATTCAACAAGCGTTAGAAGGAATTCCGGGGGGTCCTTATGAAAATTTAGAAATTCGACGCTTTAATAAAATAAAATATCCTGAATGGAATGATTTTGAATATCGATTCATTAGTAAAAAACCATCTCCTGCTTTTGAATTGTCGAAACAAGAACTGTATGTAAGAGTAGAAGCCCCAAAAGGCGAATTAGGAATCTTTTTGATAGGAGATCAGAGTGTTTTTCCTTGGCGATGGAAAATTCGCCCGCCGGGTTTTATCAATTTGCAAATTCTTCCTCAGTTAGTTAAAAAAATGAAATTGGCTGATATTATGACGATACTAGGTAGCATAGATATCATTATGGGAGAAGTTGATCGTTGA
- the rps15 gene encoding ribosomal protein S15 — protein MKQNSFISVISNEKKEENRGSVEFQVLCFTNKIRRLTSHLELHKKDYSSQRGLRKILGKRQRLLAYLSNKNRIRYKELISQLNIRELKTR, from the coding sequence ATGAAACAAAATTCATTCATATCTGTTATTTCGAATGAAAAAAAAGAAGAAAATAGGGGGTCTGTTGAATTTCAAGTATTGTGTTTTACCAATAAGATACGAAGACTTACTTCACATTTGGAATTGCACAAAAAAGATTATTCATCACAAAGAGGTTTACGAAAAATTCTGGGAAAACGTCAACGACTACTGGCTTATTTGTCAAATAAAAACAGAATACGTTATAAAGAATTAATCAGCCAATTGAACATTCGAGAACTAAAAACACGTTAA